A segment of the Mercurialis annua linkage group LG4, ddMerAnnu1.2, whole genome shotgun sequence genome:
catcatttaagtaaaaaaattaacaaaaattaaaatattggggtacaattgaaaacggaaaattcaaaagtgggtaaaattgacaaattttcaacgtcggggtggaattggaaaaaagtttaaaggtgaggggtttttgagtgattaggccattTAACTATAGTTTGTCACGCCAATTTAATTTGATCAGAAAATATTGAGGTACTTGttcttgaaataaaaattaaagatcatgtactaaaaatatacaaattaataCCAATTTAAAATATGTGGTTAAATTTAGGTACCACTCAAATACTTGACCCATTTTTGAAAATCTTGTGtaaacattttcattttcataaatGTAGGGTTATACTAAAGGAAAGACGTTAGCAGAGAAAGAAATTTTGAAGTATAACAATATGGAATTAGATGGTGCCAAATTTGAAGTGGTAACTCTTGCTTGTGGGTTGGTAGGAGGAGACACGGTGCTATCTTATTTGCCTATAACTATAGAAGTGATTTGTTCACAAATTTTGGAGAGTTTATTTGGTTATAATCATGGTTTGAGGTTTATGCAACAAGTTCTGGGTTCAATTCCAATGGTCCATATTGATGATGTTTGTGAGGCTCATATTTTTTGCATGGAAAATCCAGAGGTTAATGGTAGATTTCTTTGTGCTGTTGCCAATCCAACTAGTAGAGACATTGCACTCTACTTTCAGCAACATCACCCTCAATTTAAGATTCAAGATAGGTAAGATCTATTCTTTAGTAGGTAAGGGTATATTTGTCATAAATTTGGGGCTTAATTgcaaattattttgtttttgagcactaatttttaattttgctaTTTGCAATACAAACTTTTTTTTACAATTCAATCAATATGTGTTGATGTAGAACATAATAGCCCAAAAATGAAAGGCACGGTAAGACTGGTTCTAACGTCCACATCAACACCGATTGATTGGcctataaacaataaaaaaattgtgtgGAAGTTGTAAAATATGTTGtagttcatgattttatttgtatttaattctaaagttggaattatgttctcaatcagaaattttaaaatataaaacaaaatgaaaataataagtgACAACATAGTTGGCCATCAATTATAACTAAGGCAAACAAATAGGAATATAAAAAGAGCTAAACATCAACTTGATAGTAAAATAATGTATTAGCAAATTGTCGATAGTTGACTTGCACATATAGGAGTGGTTGATGATGAGTTTATTATAACATTGTTAAATATGtgagtaaattatttttatatctcGACTTTTCATTGATcgcaaattatttttatatctcGACTTTTCATTGATGGCACTtgcataattttataattagaaaatatatttatacgattatgaaaacataaatttatgTGGTAACAAGTAAATGTTGGTTGCAGCTTTATGGGGGAAACAGAAGGAGAGATAAAATTGGATTCATCAAAGTTGTCAAAACTGGGATTTGTATATAAATATGATTTGAAGACGATATTAGATGAAAGTTTGGAATGTGTCAAGCGACTTGGAGATTTCTCTCGCCAATACGAGCCCTGGCTGTGCACCAAAATAATTGCAGCTCAAGAATGAAAATGAAGTGATTGTAATTTCTCATTTTCTGTAACTTTTGCCGATCgctttaattaataacttaTCTTTTGTgtcataattttgatttttacatGACCAATCAGAAGTCTAAGAAACAATAGTTGAATTTAtgacatttttaacgtttgccaAGCGGATGtaaaattcaagaaaaagataggttttttttttaatagaaataaccaaaaaattaatttggtttaCAAAAATCTTGTTATACTTTCATATTGTAAAATTACGGTACACAGAGCATATTATATCTTTTATACGGTATGTAAATATTCacttaaaaatcaattttttttataataactcTTATTGAATAAAAATGTACAAAGGAACTCACTATAGTTGGATTGGATTTACAATTTCACAAGTACAAGCAAAAACTTCCAAGAATTAAAAACAGCATTAGTAATGTTTTTTGCTTTTTTCAAAACTAAAAGTGGATTTTTCCATTTGGCCGTACACCAATAATTAAGAATTTTGAACTTACATTTATAATAACAACAATAACAAGATGGGTAATAATAAGACATCTATTCTtgtttattttcttgatttcttcTGTAGAtcattacatatatttttaaataccatatgctatatttttattcgCAAGGTGCACATaatcttattttaatattatatattctaTATTTAACGGATAAAAATGGTATAGCGTCTCTATTAATAATATCTAGAGTtttctttaataaaaattaaaagttaaaaactactccctccggtccataatatttgtcgcatttgagaatttCTTTTGgcccataatatttg
Coding sequences within it:
- the LOC126677629 gene encoding putative anthocyanidin reductase, with translation MNCHPKVCVTGGSGYIGSWLINKLLHKGYIVHATLRNLKDESKVELLKSFPNAETNLVLFEADLERTNDFEEAIHGCEYVFHVATPTQHNPQSSQYKDKVEATVAGAKNIVEACIRSKTVKRLIYTASVMAASPLNEDGHSFKSCMDESCWTPFDLSFSYGNDYVMGYTKGKTLAEKEILKYNNMELDGAKFEVVTLACGLVGGDTVLSYLPITIEVICSQILESLFGYNHGLRFMQQVLGSIPMVHIDDVCEAHIFCMENPEVNGRFLCAVANPTSRDIALYFQQHHPQFKIQDSFMGETEGEIKLDSSKLSKLGFVYKYDLKTILDESLECVKRLGDFSRQYEPWLCTKIIAAQE